A genomic segment from Salvia splendens isolate huo1 chromosome 13, SspV2, whole genome shotgun sequence encodes:
- the LOC121761677 gene encoding protein BRI1-5 ENHANCED 1-like produces MAAEQFEIGELSDFLSVKYPQYKMPSPDSWKDVAAVKFSGLSTKKLEATGFKYENGLGEMFDGAIKSCKERGFIN; encoded by the exons ATGGCGGCGGAGCAGTTCGAGATAGGAGAGCTTTCCGATTTCCTCTCCGTTAAATATCCACAATATAAGATGCCTTCTCCAGA CTCGTGGAAAGATGTGGCGGCGGTGAAATTTTCTGGGCTGTCGACGAAGAAGCTTGAGGCGACTGGATTCAAGTACGAGAATGGATTGGGTGAAATGTTTGACGGCGCGATTAAATCCTGCAAAGAAAGGGGGTTTATCAATTAG
- the LOC121760546 gene encoding uncharacterized protein LOC121760546, which yields MWKIGSTFNFEISVMRMLICFVEWEVQSDREKVREESRAAGRQLDTFDNIGFHGSMFPSIFGGKDPFDDPFFSRPHGALFGSHKISSGNPGNVQPMSRSKGLVIEKLDSDAEDVENDVRRPSWANNNPLVEHPDDQDDDYGKSPRKQRDVSSSANQIKVEPEKPRSHSVSFQKVTYGGINGSYYTATTSRRAGSDGVTWEESKQADRTTGQAANKVSRGIHDKGHSVTRKLGSDGKVESVQTLQNLNEDELDSFEKAWGGIADNHFRGRNDSFDFPNISGMQSNRLGSLAAWGSLSDPLRDTNRIRSFNQEQSTRGRPKKVVTINIE from the exons ATGTGGAAGATTGGATCTACCTTTAATTTCGAGATTTCTGTGATGCGCATGCTTATTTGCTTTGTTGAATG GGAAGTGCAAAGTGACAGAGAAAAAGTGAGAGAGGAGTCCAGAGCTGCTGGTAGGCAGCTCGACACTTTTGATAACATTGGTTTCCATGGAAGCATGTTTCCCAGCATATTTGGAGGGAAGGATCCTTTCGATGATCCTTTCTTTTCTCGTCCCCATGGGGCCTTGTTTGGCTCGCACAAGATAAGCTCCGGTAATCCTGGTAACGTGCAGCCTATGAGCAGATCAAAAGGACTAGTGATAGAAAAGCTGGATAGTGATGCTGAAGATGTGGAGAATGATGTTCGTCGTCCCTCTTGGGCAAATAACAATCCACTTGTTGAGCATCCGGATGATCAGGATGATG ATTATGGAAAGAGTCCCAGAAAACAAAGGGACGTGTCTTCCAGTGCAAATCAGATCAAAGTGGAACCAGAGAAACCACGGTCTCACAGTGTAAGCTTCCAGAAGGTGACATATGGTGGGATCAACGGATCATATTATACAGCAACAACTTCTCGTAGGGCGGGAAGCGATGGA GTGACGTGGGAAGAGAGCAAGCAGGCTGATCGAACGACAGGTCAAGCAGCTAACAAGGTCTCCAGAGGAATTCATGATAAG GGGCATTCAGTCACAAGGAAGCTTGGTTCGGATGGTAAAGTGGAAAGTGTGCAGACTCTACAAAACCTAAATGAAG ATGAACTTGACAGCTTTGAAAAAGCTTGGGGAGGCATTGCAGACAATCACTTCCGTGGTAGGAATGATTCATTTGATTTTCCTAATATCTCAG GGATGCAAAGCAATAGGCTTGGTTCATTGGCAGCCTGGGGAAGCTTATCCGATCCATTGCGAGACACAAACAGAATCAGGAGCTTCAACCAGGAGCAATCCACGAGAGGAAGACCGAAAAAGGTGGTTACCATAAACATCGAATAA
- the LOC121762431 gene encoding 40S ribosomal protein S13-like isoform X2, whose protein sequence is MGRMHSRGKGISASALPYKRTPPSWLNISSQDEKGMTMKGKGTKRESSSSNLDSQEPRMDIKSIMKDIEFLGSSHMTWKQKKDLENKKVVSLGGKPPKKQRLPLSVARVSMKNQKDREEKLIQERAILGRFGAYSSSSSKKVPERKPAEDRILKSMQGDFRKGVLNVGHLLQASNYKGRHPTGKGKKKKDGKKSHGKRKGGGGGGGKRRH, encoded by the exons ATGGGTCGTATGCACAGCAGAGG TAAGGGTATTTCAGCTTCGGCACTTCCGTACAAGAGGACGCCCCCGAGCTGGCTCAATATCTCATCCCAGGAT GAAAAAGGTATGACTATGAAGGGGAAAGGAACGAAAAGGGAATCTTCATCCTCCAATTTGGATTCCCAGGAACCTAGAATGGACATCAAGTCCATCATGAAAGATATTGAATTTTTGG GTTCCTCACACATGACATGGAAACAGAAAAAGGACTTGGAGAATAAGAAGGTAGTGTCACTCGGTGGAAAG CCTCCAAAGAAACAGAGGTTACCTCTTAGTGTTGCTAGAGTTTCAATGAAGAATCAAAAGGATAGAGAAGAGAAACTGATTCAAGAG AGAGCTATACTTGGAAGGTTTGGAGCCTACAGTAGCAGTAGTTCCAAGAAGGTGCCAGAGAGGAAACCAGCAGAAGACAGAATTCTGAAGTCGATGCAAGGCGATTTCAGAAAGGGGGTTCTCAACGTCGGGCATCTGTTACAAGCCTCTAACTACAAGGGCAGGCACCCTACAGgtaaagggaagaagaagaaagatggcaaGAAAAGTCATGGCAAGAGaaagggtggtggtggtggtggtggtaagAGGCGTCACTAG
- the LOC121762434 gene encoding ribosome-binding factor PSRP1, chloroplastic-like encodes MQLHPSVKSYVEEKLGKAVQKHSHLVREVDVRLSIRGGEVGKGPKVRRCEVTLFTKKHGVVRAEEDAEWLYGSIDLVSSIIQRKLRKIKEKNSDHGRHMKGFDRLKVRYPGALLVAEDIEAVPDEADEADAVEIQDEGVEEEEIVINEVVIPHLLLPFNVFFSLSCVPCVLFCALDSC; translated from the exons ATGCAGTTGCATCCCTCTGTGAAGAGTTACGTGGAAGAGAAGTTAGGTAAGGCAGTGCAAAAGCATAGCCATTTAGTGAGGGAAGTCGATGTCAGGTTGTCCATCCGTGGTGGAGAGGTAGGGAAAGGCCCAAAAGTGCGAAGGTGTGAG GTTACTTTGTTCACCAAGAAACATGGAGTGGTTCGAGCAGAAGAAGATGCTGAGTGGCTCTATGGGAGCATAGATTTGGTTTCTTCCATTATCCAGAGAAAGTTGAGGAAGATTAAGGAGAAAAACTCGGACCATGGTCGCCATATGAAGGGCTTCGACAGGCTCAAGGTTAGGTATCCCGGTGCACTCTTGGTTGCTGAGGATATTGAGGCTGTACCCGATGAAGCAGATGAGGCTGATGCAGTGGAAATTCAGGATGAAGGAGTTGAAGAGGAAGAAATCGTCATTAATGAGGTTGTCATTCCTCATCTCCTTCttccttttaatgtttttttttcactttcttgTGTGCCTTGTGTGCTTTTCTGTGCATTAGATTCGTGTTAA
- the LOC121762431 gene encoding uncharacterized protein LOC121762431 isoform X1, giving the protein MGRMHSRGKGISASALPYKRTPPSWLNISSQDEKGMTMKGKGTKRESSSSNLDSQEPRMDIKSIMKDIEFLGSSHMTWKQKKDLENKKVVSLGGKPPKKQRLPLSVARVSMKNQKDREEKLIQERAILGRFGAYSSSSSKKVLERKPAEDRILKSMQGDFKKGVLNVGHLLKPSAPEASNYKGRHPTSKGKKKKDSKKSHGKRKGGGGGGGKRRH; this is encoded by the exons ATGGGTCGTATGCACAGCAGAGG TAAGGGTATTTCAGCTTCGGCACTTCCGTACAAGAGGACGCCCCCGAGCTGGCTCAATATCTCATCCCAGGAT GAAAAAGGTATGACTATGAAGGGGAAAGGAACGAAAAGGGAATCTTCATCCTCCAATTTGGATTCCCAGGAACCTAGAATGGACATCAAGTCCATCATGAAAGATATTGAATTTTTGG GTTCCTCACACATGACATGGAAACAGAAAAAGGACTTGGAGAATAAGAAGGTAGTGTCACTCGGTGGAAAG CCTCCAAAGAAACAGAGGTTACCTCTTAGTGTTGCTAGAGTTTCAATGAAGAATCAAAAGGATAGAGAAGAGAAACTGATTCAAGAG AGAGCTATACTTGGAAGGTTTGGAGCATACAGTAGCAGTAGTTCCAAGAAGGTGCTAGAGAGGAAACCAGCAGAGGACAGAATTCTGAAGTCGATGCAAGGCGATTTCAAAAAGGGGGTTCTCAATGTCGGGCATCTGTTGAAGCCCTCAGCCCCTGAAGCCTCTAACTACAAGGGCAGGCACCCTACAAGTAAagggaagaaaaagaaagatagCAAGAAAAGTCATGGCAAGAGaaagggtggtggtggtggtggtggtaagAGGCGTCACTAG